Part of the Bradyrhizobium sp. AZCC 1721 genome, GCAAAGGCCGCGTCGCCCGGCGTCGCAAGTTTGCTTGTCCCGATGATGGTTGCGCCGTTCTCGCTGTGGCGTGCGATGCCGATCGCCTGACGGCCCCACGGATGATGACGCGCCTCGAATGCGCAGGAAAGAAAGTCCAGAAGGCAAATCTTGGCCTTGGCGACGACGCTTTCCTCGAATCGGACGAGATCGACGGCGAGCGAGGCGCGGGCCAATTGCCGCGCCAGAGGTGTCTCGTTCGATCCGCTCGACCCGATCGTCATTGCAATCGTTCCTCGCTCGGCTTTGCCGGATCCTAGCCGCGCATCTCCACACCGGCCCACTCTTCAAGGACCTTCGCGATCGACGTGAAATCGGACGACGCGCCATATTTGGCGTTGGTGATGGCAAGCATCTGCCGAACCACGGATCCGCACACCATCGGCACGCCCATGGCCTCGGCCTCATCGATGCAAAGCCGCACGTCCTTGTAAGATAGGCCGGTGGTAAAACCGAAATCGAACGTGCCGGGAAGCACGGCGCGCGGGAACTTGTCTTCGGATGCGCTGTTACGGCCGCTGCTGGCGTTGATGATGTCGATCAGCACCTTGGCGTCGACACCGCCCTTGACGCCCATCGCAACCGCTTCCGACGTGATCACCAGGGCCGCCGCCGCCATCAGATTGTTGGCGAGCTTTGCGGTCTGCGCCGTGCCCGGCTTGTCGCCGGTATAAAACAGCTTTCCGAAGTGTTTTAAGATCGGCTGCACCGTCTCATAGGTGTCCTTGGGGCATGACACCATGACCGCAAGGGTGCCGTTCACCGCGCCCTTGATGCCGCCGCTGACCGGAGCATCCACCAGCGTCAGGTTTCTGGGTTTGAATCCTTCAGCGATCAGCTTGGCCGCACCGGGGCCACTGGTGGACAGGTCGATCACGATGCGGGCGCGGTTTCCCGCGATGATTCCGTCAGGCCCCAGCGCGACGGCCTTGACGATGTCGGGGGTCGGCAGGCTCGCCAGCACGATATCTGCCGATGAGGC contains:
- a CDS encoding NAD(P)-dependent oxidoreductase — protein: MAGETIGFVGTGRMGGPMAGRLMDAGYALCVYDTQSEATKPLVERGARLAKSPAEVASSADIVLASLPTPDIVKAVALGPDGIIAGNRARIVIDLSTSGPGAAKLIAEGFKPRNLTLVDAPVSGGIKGAVNGTLAVMVSCPKDTYETVQPILKHFGKLFYTGDKPGTAQTAKLANNLMAAAALVITSEAVAMGVKGGVDAKVLIDIINASSGRNSASEDKFPRAVLPGTFDFGFTTGLSYKDVRLCIDEAEAMGVPMVCGSVVRQMLAITNAKYGASSDFTSIAKVLEEWAGVEMRG